Proteins encoded in a region of the Paenibacillus sp. E222 genome:
- a CDS encoding glycosylhydrolase-like jelly roll fold domain-containing protein, which yields MPNKLNDVLSGREANYILPFFWQHGEDEEVLREEMARIHESGIGAVCVEARPHPDFLGPNWWRDMDIIIEEATIRGMRVWVLDDDHFPTGHAAGRLKDAPEELRRLFLSKLHIDALGPKAGSSFAVAVPNLPGFYEAASSNLTVIAVQRNSVTGELLDEAIDLTSRVVNSRLYWDVPEGYWRIFTVFENAIGGDPSKRDYLNPLIKDSTKVLIDTVYEAFYSRYQEYFGNTFAGFFSDEPGFYSGKNAIITNYEITVGQDKADLPWCPEMERLLEQELGSDYKTLLPLLWQNGSTEATSKTRYCYMNLVSMLYAEHFTDQIGDWCRERKIEYIGHVIEDNNTHARLGVGSGHFFRALGGQDMSGLDVVLWQLNPGFDEIPSAWVAGEADNEFFNYGLAKMAASLSHLDPKKQGRTMAEVFGAYGWAEGLKLMKWMTDHMLVRGVNFFVPHAFSPKEFPDPDCPPHMYARGKNPQYRYYKHLNHYTNRMSHLLTDGLHIASAAVLYHAEAEWSGQYMYFHKPVKELMRAQIDCDVVPCDSIIADAAVQNEKLTLLSETYDCLIVPYSEALPSEVLLRFIELTEKGLPVFFVGGLPARTSEGGKGELVEQLKRCKHVKVVALEDLAQKLKSSGFTDILTDGSYPFLRYYHVRHQDMDVFMFFNEHPIQDIGTEVILPVKGSLVFYDAYSNKVIHTCSVQEGDSTRISLELSPFEAIVVLSSDSFEPFETEPDLKRDGEEILIESLWSISTAISEQYPYFTPWAEHQKLTDLSVPSLLPDFSGTFRYDTFLNYDGLNGKQLILDLGKVFETAEVFINGTSAGVRISAPYRFDVSKLIQSGENTISVEVTNTLSKEITDFCSRVAQLEPSGLLGPVRLSSR from the coding sequence GTGCCAAATAAATTAAATGATGTTCTATCCGGAAGAGAAGCTAACTATATCTTGCCGTTTTTTTGGCAACATGGGGAAGATGAAGAGGTTCTTCGAGAAGAAATGGCCCGGATTCACGAATCGGGCATAGGTGCGGTATGTGTTGAAGCACGTCCGCACCCCGACTTTCTTGGACCGAACTGGTGGAGAGACATGGATATAATTATAGAAGAAGCTACGATACGCGGAATGCGAGTATGGGTTCTCGATGACGATCACTTTCCAACAGGTCACGCTGCCGGCCGGTTAAAGGACGCGCCAGAAGAATTGCGCCGCCTTTTTCTATCCAAACTGCATATTGATGCTCTAGGACCAAAGGCGGGCTCATCATTTGCTGTGGCCGTTCCCAATCTTCCCGGATTTTATGAAGCCGCCTCGTCCAACCTGACTGTCATTGCGGTTCAGCGGAACTCTGTTACAGGCGAATTATTAGACGAGGCTATTGATTTGACTTCACGGGTGGTGAACAGCAGATTGTATTGGGATGTACCTGAAGGATACTGGAGAATATTTACGGTTTTTGAGAATGCCATTGGAGGAGACCCTTCCAAGCGGGATTACTTGAATCCGCTTATAAAGGATTCAACCAAAGTCTTGATCGATACCGTGTATGAAGCCTTTTACTCACGTTACCAGGAATACTTCGGGAATACCTTTGCAGGGTTCTTTTCGGATGAGCCGGGCTTCTACAGTGGAAAGAATGCAATTATTACCAACTATGAGATTACCGTTGGGCAAGATAAGGCAGATTTGCCATGGTGCCCTGAGATGGAACGGCTGCTTGAGCAAGAACTGGGCTCAGACTATAAAACACTTTTACCCTTGCTATGGCAAAATGGCAGCACGGAGGCAACTTCGAAGACCCGCTATTGTTATATGAATCTGGTAAGCATGCTATATGCCGAACACTTCACCGACCAAATCGGTGATTGGTGTAGAGAACGGAAAATCGAATATATTGGTCATGTAATCGAAGACAACAATACACACGCACGTTTGGGTGTCGGTAGCGGGCATTTCTTCAGAGCGTTGGGGGGACAGGACATGTCGGGGCTGGATGTCGTACTGTGGCAGCTTAATCCCGGCTTTGATGAAATCCCGTCGGCATGGGTTGCAGGAGAAGCCGACAATGAGTTTTTTAACTATGGTCTTGCCAAGATGGCAGCATCGCTGTCCCATCTCGATCCGAAAAAGCAAGGCAGAACCATGGCTGAAGTATTCGGTGCTTACGGTTGGGCCGAAGGTCTGAAGCTGATGAAGTGGATGACTGACCACATGCTCGTACGTGGGGTTAATTTCTTCGTCCCTCATGCGTTCTCTCCAAAGGAGTTCCCCGATCCGGATTGTCCGCCGCATATGTATGCACGAGGTAAAAATCCGCAATATCGTTATTACAAACATTTAAATCATTATACTAATCGCATGTCTCATCTCCTGACCGACGGATTGCACATCGCATCGGCGGCTGTTTTGTACCATGCGGAGGCAGAATGGTCAGGACAATATATGTATTTTCATAAACCGGTAAAGGAACTAATGCGTGCACAGATTGACTGCGATGTCGTGCCGTGTGATTCGATCATCGCGGATGCAGCAGTTCAGAACGAGAAACTGACGTTGTTGAGCGAAACTTACGACTGTTTAATCGTTCCTTACAGTGAAGCACTTCCGAGTGAAGTATTGCTGCGGTTTATTGAATTAACAGAGAAAGGTTTGCCGGTTTTCTTTGTTGGCGGGCTACCAGCAAGAACGAGCGAGGGTGGGAAAGGGGAACTTGTAGAGCAATTAAAACGATGCAAACATGTAAAAGTAGTCGCTCTTGAAGATTTAGCACAGAAGTTAAAAAGCTCCGGGTTTACAGATATCCTCACGGACGGCAGCTACCCGTTTCTGCGATACTATCATGTACGGCATCAGGATATGGATGTATTTATGTTCTTCAATGAACACCCCATTCAGGATATAGGTACGGAAGTGATTCTACCTGTTAAGGGTTCGCTTGTCTTCTATGATGCTTACTCCAATAAGGTTATCCATACGTGCAGTGTTCAGGAAGGTGATTCTACCCGAATCTCGCTCGAGCTGTCCCCATTTGAGGCGATTGTTGTGCTATCAAGCGATAGCTTTGAACCATTCGAGACAGAACCGGACTTAAAAAGAGATGGTGAGGAGATTCTCATTGAATCATTGTGGTCTATCTCGACAGCAATCTCAGAACAATATCCTTACTTTACCCCATGGGCCGAGCATCAAAAGTTGACCGATCTAAGTGTACCTAGTCTTCTACCAGACTTCTCAGGGACGTTCCGATATGATACATTTTTGAACTACGATGGGCTTAACGGAAAACAACTTATTCTTGATCTTGGGAAAGTATTTGAAACAGCGGAAGTTTTCATAAACGGCACATCCGCTGGTGTCCGGATCAGCGCACCCTACCGTTTTGACGTAAGTAAGCTTATTCAATCAGGAGAAAATACCATTTCTGTTGAAGTAACCAATACGCTTTCAAAAGAGATTACGGATTTCTGTTCCCGGGTAGCACAGCTTGAGCCAAGTGGTCTTCTTGGACCTGTCCGGTTGAGTTCTCGATAG
- a CDS encoding alpha/beta hydrolase: MSKLGVMKIRENAITIRKEANEKDTLGKRIVIDREGKDPVEAIWYEPKGHTENLPVFVYAHGGAWISLDAIDVDEYMKKIADSANCVVVNINYKLLQTEPFPYQQEEMADTVKWLQDNATSLKVQPENVVISGGSAGGHITAGTALLLSRENTKIAAQLLEMPFLDFTAPKEDDLGSFSGFIGQLHDTFFPDINADDPIVSPPHASAEELKKLPPAYFILGKQDPLHLQGERYAQILEKENVYTNIKYFDTNHGYTVEKTDENGETVSVIDIENNEAGEQYKIELLQSIFNK, from the coding sequence GTGAGTAAGCTCGGCGTTATGAAAATAAGAGAAAACGCTATTACAATCAGAAAGGAAGCGAATGAAAAGGATACTTTGGGTAAGAGAATAGTTATTGATAGAGAGGGGAAAGATCCTGTAGAAGCCATCTGGTATGAACCCAAAGGGCACACGGAAAATCTCCCAGTGTTTGTCTATGCACATGGTGGTGCGTGGATTAGTCTTGACGCAATCGATGTGGATGAATACATGAAAAAGATCGCTGACTCTGCTAACTGTGTTGTTGTCAATATTAACTACAAATTGCTTCAAACAGAACCGTTTCCTTATCAACAAGAAGAAATGGCAGATACGGTTAAATGGCTGCAGGATAATGCAACATCCTTGAAAGTTCAACCTGAAAATGTTGTCATTAGTGGAGGAAGTGCTGGGGGACATATCACTGCCGGTACTGCGCTTCTCCTTTCAAGAGAAAACACAAAAATTGCGGCGCAGCTCCTTGAAATGCCCTTTCTTGACTTTACAGCCCCCAAAGAAGACGATTTAGGAAGCTTTAGTGGCTTCATTGGACAGCTTCATGATACCTTCTTTCCTGATATTAACGCTGACGACCCAATTGTATCTCCCCCTCATGCTTCAGCGGAAGAACTCAAAAAGCTTCCCCCTGCTTATTTTATCCTTGGAAAGCAAGACCCGCTTCATTTACAGGGAGAACGATATGCACAGATCTTGGAAAAGGAGAACGTTTACACAAACATTAAATACTTTGATACTAATCACGGGTATACGGTCGAGAAAACGGATGAAAACGGCGAGACTGTTAGTGTAATTGATATCGAAAATAACGAAGCGGGTGAACAATATAAAATTGAGTTGCTCCAAAGTATATTTAATAAATAA
- a CDS encoding glycoside hydrolase family 2 TIM barrel-domain containing protein, with the protein MLKLDFNKDWTFGNNISIIEASTKGIKKNLKHVDLPHDAMILTERSADNPAGSGGAYFQGGNYEYVKKLILPKEDQGKVVFLEFEGVYMNTFVYVNGDLAGKNDYGYTNFYVQINDFLRYGQENEVKVVVKNGSQPNSRWYTGSGIYRNVKLMKAEPIYIAMDGVRITTVDAEPDLAVLQIEIAIKNENLGLHTGYAFTTIKDAEEKVVSEEATKFSVASRGEISAWQRITLSSPKLWDTDNPNLYTCTTVIKLNDKVVDEDITTFGIRKLQLDSVHGLRINGRTLKLKGGCIHHDNGVIGAAAFKDAEERRIRKLKEAGYNAIRAAHHPMGRTLLDACDKHGMLVMDELTDCWTHGKIDYDYATTFIEHWEQDVERMIGKDYNHPSVIMYSIGNELAEIGSRHGNILGRNIIEKIRSLDDTRYITNGVNPLMTTLGRIKEIAVDQGFSELSSSLDSGEINQVMQAMGPLMGQFSSSNIIQDMIEEALGVLDIEGYNYSPERYLIEHEKSNNKTFVGAESHPAALDHIWEIVKNNGFVLGDFSWTAWDYLGEVGIGKVSYEGDPGILVYAPYPWITAQTGDFDITGHRLPISYWREIVWGGRGHTPYIAVQKPEYYGRDAKLSLWGWTDSISSWTWPGWEGKGVVVEVYSDAEEVELFINGKSQGRKTVGDDFKKFYCKWDTTFEPGEVEAVAYIGGKEVGRYNLKSAGAPQLKVTKEREDLRAGSNDLCYVNIELVDASGILNTAVQRKVTVAIEGPAVIQGSGTGRARTEKNYFDSMHETYNGRMQVVVRAGVEKGTATLIISTEKSESVTIEIPVV; encoded by the coding sequence GTGTTAAAGCTGGATTTTAACAAAGATTGGACATTCGGAAATAATATAAGCATCATTGAAGCTTCTACGAAGGGTATTAAGAAAAATTTAAAGCATGTGGATTTGCCCCATGATGCGATGATCTTGACGGAGCGCTCCGCAGATAACCCTGCTGGTTCAGGAGGAGCATATTTTCAAGGCGGAAATTATGAGTATGTAAAGAAACTCATTTTACCAAAAGAGGATCAGGGGAAAGTTGTCTTTCTAGAATTCGAAGGCGTTTACATGAATACTTTCGTTTATGTTAACGGTGATCTGGCAGGTAAAAATGATTACGGGTACACGAATTTCTATGTGCAGATCAACGATTTTCTTCGCTACGGACAAGAGAACGAAGTTAAGGTTGTGGTGAAGAACGGCTCCCAACCCAATAGCCGTTGGTATACCGGCTCAGGGATTTACCGTAATGTCAAGCTGATGAAAGCGGAACCGATTTATATTGCCATGGACGGCGTTCGGATTACAACAGTAGATGCAGAACCGGATCTGGCCGTACTCCAAATTGAGATCGCGATCAAAAATGAGAATCTGGGACTGCACACCGGTTATGCGTTCACCACAATCAAGGACGCTGAAGAAAAAGTAGTAAGCGAGGAGGCGACGAAATTCTCAGTAGCATCCCGAGGTGAGATATCGGCCTGGCAGAGAATAACACTGTCGTCTCCTAAACTCTGGGACACGGATAACCCGAATCTGTACACTTGTACTACAGTCATAAAGTTGAACGACAAGGTTGTGGACGAAGACATCACGACTTTTGGTATACGCAAGTTGCAGCTGGACAGCGTTCATGGCCTGCGCATCAATGGTAGGACGTTGAAGTTAAAGGGAGGATGCATTCATCATGATAACGGAGTAATTGGCGCCGCTGCCTTCAAAGACGCCGAAGAACGCCGGATTCGTAAGCTAAAAGAAGCAGGTTACAATGCAATACGCGCTGCCCACCACCCGATGGGCAGAACGCTGTTGGATGCATGCGACAAGCACGGTATGCTTGTAATGGATGAATTGACCGACTGTTGGACGCACGGCAAAATCGATTATGACTACGCTACAACGTTTATAGAGCATTGGGAACAGGACGTGGAACGCATGATTGGCAAGGATTACAACCATCCTAGTGTTATCATGTATTCGATCGGTAATGAACTTGCGGAAATTGGTTCTCGACATGGTAACATTCTGGGCCGAAATATTATAGAGAAGATTCGTTCACTGGATGACACCCGTTACATCACCAATGGCGTGAATCCACTCATGACCACCTTGGGAAGGATCAAAGAAATCGCAGTTGACCAGGGATTCTCCGAATTAAGCAGTTCGCTGGATAGCGGTGAGATTAATCAGGTTATGCAAGCGATGGGACCGCTTATGGGTCAATTTTCATCAAGTAACATCATTCAAGACATGATCGAGGAAGCACTGGGAGTGCTAGACATCGAAGGTTACAATTATTCACCTGAACGGTACCTCATTGAACACGAGAAGTCCAACAACAAAACCTTTGTTGGCGCAGAGTCACATCCGGCAGCACTGGATCATATCTGGGAAATTGTGAAAAATAACGGATTTGTATTGGGGGACTTTTCGTGGACCGCTTGGGATTACCTGGGTGAGGTTGGCATCGGCAAAGTCAGTTATGAAGGAGACCCAGGCATCCTTGTCTATGCACCATATCCGTGGATTACCGCCCAGACCGGGGATTTCGATATTACGGGTCACCGGCTTCCGATTTCCTATTGGCGTGAGATTGTGTGGGGTGGACGCGGTCACACCCCCTACATTGCCGTGCAGAAACCTGAGTACTACGGTCGAGATGCAAAATTGAGCCTATGGGGCTGGACGGATTCCATAAGCAGCTGGACATGGCCCGGTTGGGAGGGCAAAGGAGTCGTAGTTGAGGTATACTCGGATGCTGAGGAAGTAGAACTATTTATCAATGGTAAATCTCAAGGTAGGAAGACGGTTGGAGACGATTTCAAGAAATTTTACTGCAAGTGGGATACCACATTTGAGCCAGGGGAAGTTGAAGCTGTGGCTTACATCGGAGGCAAGGAAGTCGGACGTTACAACCTGAAGTCGGCCGGAGCACCTCAGCTGAAAGTGACCAAGGAGCGCGAAGATCTGCGTGCCGGTTCAAACGATCTTTGCTACGTTAACATTGAACTTGTTGATGCCAGCGGAATCCTTAATACGGCGGTGCAGCGGAAAGTTACAGTTGCCATTGAGGGACCAGCCGTCATTCAAGGCAGTGGAACGGGAAGAGCGAGAACGGAAAAGAACTATTTCGATTCGATGCATGAGACTTACAACGGTCGAATGCAGGTCGTCGTTCGGGCTGGTGTGGAAAAAGGAACTGCTACGCTGATTATTTCCACTGAGAAATCAGAAAGCGTAACGATTGAAATACCAGTAGTGTAA